The following coding sequences lie in one Gemmatimonadota bacterium genomic window:
- a CDS encoding DUF4097 family beta strand repeat-containing protein: MRTALVTTLALALATLAAGRALPAQETRFSPTLRAGQHLDISTIDGDVSVTRGEGRTAEIIATKHVRRGDASRVKAVMEQTSDGYKVCTIYLHRDEPDRDTCNGGERRRNSWRDNDNYDIEMSYVVRLPAGAVLGVHTVDGNVDVRGVDVAATINTVDGDITYEGVAPYKLNTVDGDIRATISSGAWNADAAMNTVDGSIEVSLPADIALEIRGSTVDGSFRSDFPLTIKDKWGPRSIQGTIGSGATRALRLGSVDGDITLRRR, translated from the coding sequence ATGCGGACAGCTCTCGTCACTACCCTCGCTCTCGCGCTGGCCACCCTCGCGGCCGGTCGCGCCCTCCCGGCCCAGGAGACCCGATTCTCGCCCACGCTTCGGGCCGGGCAGCACCTCGACATCTCGACCATCGATGGCGACGTTTCGGTTACCCGGGGCGAGGGCCGCACGGCGGAAATCATCGCGACCAAGCACGTCCGTCGTGGCGATGCCTCTCGGGTGAAGGCGGTCATGGAGCAGACCAGCGACGGCTACAAGGTCTGCACCATCTACCTGCATCGGGACGAGCCCGATCGCGACACCTGCAATGGTGGTGAGCGTCGTCGAAATAGCTGGCGCGACAATGACAACTATGACATCGAAATGAGCTATGTCGTGCGACTCCCCGCCGGCGCAGTCCTCGGGGTGCACACGGTAGACGGCAACGTGGATGTCCGCGGAGTGGACGTGGCGGCGACGATCAACACGGTCGATGGCGACATTACCTACGAAGGCGTCGCGCCGTACAAGCTCAACACGGTCGACGGCGATATCCGGGCGACCATCAGCAGCGGGGCCTGGAATGCCGACGCCGCGATGAATACCGTGGATGGCTCGATCGAAGTGTCGCTCCCGGCGGATATCGCACTCGAGATTCGCGGCTCGACCGTGGATGGTTCGTTCCGGAGCGACTTCCCGTTGACGATCAAGGACAAGTGGGGGCCGCGCTCCATCCAGGGCACCATTGGCAGCGGCGCCACTCGCGCACTTCGACTCGGCAGCGTTGATGGCGACATCACGCTCCGCCGCCGGTAA
- a CDS encoding SCP2 sterol-binding domain-containing protein: MATDLFSVAGAARWQSLLNSSTRFADAAADWSGSLLLVEEEGAESLRRTWVRIAGGKCLEARPGDATDFEPAEFVLTAAPRVWQALVSAETTPAMAAMTGKLKLTKGEVFALIPHARAAAELLAAAAAGEETAG, translated from the coding sequence ATGGCTACTGACCTCTTCTCCGTCGCAGGCGCCGCGCGCTGGCAATCACTCCTCAACAGCTCCACTCGCTTTGCGGATGCCGCGGCCGACTGGTCGGGATCGTTGCTGCTCGTCGAGGAGGAGGGGGCCGAATCGCTTCGGCGAACCTGGGTTCGCATCGCAGGCGGCAAGTGCCTCGAGGCCCGGCCCGGCGACGCCACCGATTTCGAGCCCGCCGAGTTCGTGCTGACTGCCGCGCCGCGCGTCTGGCAGGCACTCGTGAGCGCCGAAACGACGCCGGCGATGGCGGCAATGACTGGCAAGCTCAAGCTCACCAAGGGTGAGGTCTTTGCACTGATCCCGCACGCGCGCGCGGCCGCCGAATTGCTGGCGGCCGCGGCTGCGGGGGAAGAGACGGCGGGCTAG
- a CDS encoding acyl-CoA dehydrogenase produces MTPPSARRTPSRPDPVPPRPAPFVDVAGLKALFDGESVGIRDFLRARLADPRFAYRYGISHHEYREVVLEWLRELAKDGLGALSVEPEFGGKGDIRGFMAAMETLGFHDLSLTIKFGVQFGLFQGSVQLLGTRWHHEHFLPRIARGELLGVFAMSELGHGSNVRDLETTATYDPTTQEFVIHTPSGSGHKEWLGNAAVHGRMATVFAQLHVGDQRHGVHALLVPIREADGTVCAGVRIGDTGIKEGLNGVDNGRIWFDQVRVPREHLLNRFGDVSPDGIYSSPIANPARRFFTMIGTLVGGRITIALSALSAAKSALTIAVRYGNRRRQFGEEGRPETLLLDYRTHQRRLLPALATAVVLDLALSRLVDRFVTRKESESRELEGLAAGLKAYASWAAQEAITDARECCGGQGYLAINRIAVLRGDIDVWTTFEGDNTVLMQLLAKALLTGYKEEFAELGVIRLMTRRARAVLKSMNPVSARRDDEDHLRDPEQQLDLLRYREERLLDGAARRIRAGMKKGDPGATMQDVQDHLMHLATAHVERVAFEAVQQEVQRANRSLRPVLALVRDTFWATRVERDLGWFLMNGVVETPKAKAIRYLVNNCMQEMRPVAEQITQSFAIPDAVLAAPIAFDPLPTAHS; encoded by the coding sequence ATGACGCCTCCATCTGCTCGCCGCACGCCGTCACGTCCCGATCCGGTTCCGCCACGGCCGGCGCCTTTCGTCGACGTCGCCGGACTCAAGGCGCTGTTCGATGGTGAATCGGTCGGGATCCGCGACTTCCTGCGCGCCCGGCTCGCCGATCCCCGCTTCGCCTACCGCTACGGCATCTCCCATCACGAGTATCGCGAAGTGGTGCTGGAGTGGCTTCGTGAACTCGCCAAGGATGGCCTCGGCGCGCTATCGGTGGAGCCGGAGTTCGGCGGGAAGGGAGACATCCGCGGGTTCATGGCGGCGATGGAGACGCTCGGTTTTCACGATCTCTCGCTCACCATCAAGTTCGGCGTGCAGTTCGGCCTCTTTCAGGGGAGTGTCCAGCTGCTGGGCACCCGCTGGCACCACGAGCACTTCCTCCCGCGCATCGCGCGAGGCGAACTCCTCGGCGTCTTCGCGATGTCGGAGCTCGGGCACGGCTCGAACGTGCGCGATCTCGAGACAACGGCGACGTACGATCCGACCACCCAGGAATTCGTCATCCATACTCCCTCAGGGAGCGGGCACAAGGAGTGGCTCGGCAATGCCGCAGTGCACGGGCGGATGGCGACGGTCTTTGCCCAGCTGCACGTCGGTGATCAGCGGCACGGCGTTCACGCGCTGCTGGTACCGATTCGCGAGGCCGACGGCACCGTCTGCGCCGGGGTGCGGATCGGCGACACCGGCATCAAGGAAGGCCTCAACGGGGTCGACAACGGGCGAATCTGGTTCGATCAGGTGCGCGTGCCGCGCGAGCATCTGCTGAATCGTTTCGGCGATGTCTCGCCCGACGGGATCTATTCGTCGCCAATTGCGAATCCCGCACGACGCTTCTTCACGATGATCGGTACGCTGGTCGGTGGCCGCATCACCATTGCGCTGTCGGCACTGTCGGCCGCCAAGAGCGCGCTCACCATTGCCGTACGCTATGGCAATCGCCGGCGCCAGTTCGGCGAGGAAGGGCGTCCGGAGACGTTGCTGCTCGACTATCGCACCCATCAGCGTCGCTTGCTGCCGGCTCTCGCGACGGCAGTCGTGCTCGATCTCGCACTGTCACGACTCGTCGATCGCTTTGTGACACGGAAGGAGAGCGAGAGCAGGGAACTCGAAGGGCTCGCGGCCGGTCTCAAGGCGTATGCCTCGTGGGCGGCGCAGGAGGCGATCACTGATGCGCGCGAGTGCTGCGGCGGCCAGGGATATCTCGCCATCAACCGGATCGCGGTGCTGCGGGGCGATATCGATGTCTGGACGACGTTCGAGGGCGACAACACCGTCCTGATGCAACTGCTCGCGAAGGCGCTGCTCACTGGGTACAAAGAGGAGTTCGCCGAACTCGGCGTCATCCGCCTGATGACTCGCCGCGCACGTGCCGTGCTCAAATCGATGAACCCGGTCAGTGCCCGGCGCGATGATGAAGATCACCTCCGCGACCCCGAGCAGCAGCTCGACCTGCTCCGCTACCGCGAGGAACGGCTGCTCGATGGTGCCGCCCGACGGATTCGCGCGGGAATGAAGAAGGGTGATCCGGGAGCCACGATGCAGGACGTGCAGGACCACCTGATGCACCTCGCGACCGCGCATGTTGAACGGGTGGCATTCGAAGCGGTCCAGCAGGAGGTCCAGCGGGCCAATCGTTCGCTGCGACCGGTGCTGGCGCTGGTCCGTGACACCTTCTGGGCCACGCGCGTCGAACGCGATCTCGGCTGGTTCCTGATGAACGGCGTGGTCGAGACTCCCAAGGCCAAGGCGATCCGGTATCTGGTGAACAACTGCATGCAGGAGATGCGACCGGTCGCGGAACAGATCACCCAGTCCTTTGCCATTCCCGATGCGGTACTCGCCGCACCGATTGCCTTTGATCCTCTTCCCACGGCACACTCGTGA
- a CDS encoding glycosyltransferase, with product MSADRSAHVFSEPTGRRWQRVRAGAYLLGALSTVGVFGLIVAALLPPALPQFDAFTPATRRHAPAVVGSRAARLRESARERLYRALRHQGQPPAVRPGRLPLHPVRERRGSPDSIFAGFYVNWDDNSFASLKAHVDQLDWVIAEWGFVTPGGDSLQLKIDPKLLFLIQSLPDSARPRVLLMLSNVTQGVGEFGGSSGPRLLADATRRQRAVRQAVSAVRRLGLAGITVDFESMPEGSLPDIERFLDELRKALGQGPLLTMAIEPSLDLSWVRRFTARCDRVLLMLYDEHYGSGPGAEAGPVASRAWYAERTRHLLEAVPAAKAIAAFSAYGYDWNDAGSGSGDAVTSQDVWRFSRENNVLPQFDTLSRNPYLAWTAPDSTDHVIWYQDAVTALDQMRSARALGITSHAVWRLGEEDQSLWRAINRRGELQSPDSLRLIEPGSDVEFRGGGELLAIGSHPRTGSRTVAVDATGAIARETMERVPSPWVVNRTGRHPGRVALTFDDGPDRRWTPMILDTLRSRGVHGAFFMIGTHIEASPALARRVLAEGHEIGNHTFTHPNLALTSDWVTRLEIDANERLIEAVLDRRTILFRPPYFGDAEPTTADELVPVSIATDLGYINVGTRVDAEDWTNPGAERIVENVMDALPRGEVVLLHDGGGDRSQTVAALGPLIDSLRAAGDTFVSLGDLAGLPPSVTMPPIPPRGAWLRAMELMAFGSISLVERGVYTIFFIAIVLGMGRLGFILVLAAIQRFRRSRASMDYHPSVSVIVPAYNEAKVIPQTVRSLLAQEYLGAFEIVVVDDGSPDGTGAIVEQGFADDARVTVYRKENGGKASALNFGIARAQGEIVVGLDADTLFEPGTVAHLVAPLVDPKVGAVAGNAKVGNRINLVTRWQALEYITSQNLDRRAFALLDCITVVPGAVGAWRKSLVLEAGGFSSDTLAEDQDLTLAIGRRGHRVAYAGDAVAWTEAPDTLRTLAKQRFRWAFGTLQCAWKHRDLLFRPSAGTLGFVALPNVWIFQLLFAVIAPLADLLFVWSLLSIALTQRSHGSTYALASLEQVVSWYALFLLVDWLASVLAFLMEPGEDRRLTWLVFLQRFAYRQVMYWVVVRSVVAALRGGLVGWGKLDRKATVAARATAP from the coding sequence TTGTCGGCAGACCGTTCGGCGCATGTCTTCTCGGAGCCCACTGGGCGCCGCTGGCAGCGCGTCCGGGCAGGAGCCTACCTCCTGGGGGCACTCAGCACGGTCGGCGTCTTCGGGTTAATCGTTGCTGCCTTGCTGCCGCCGGCGCTCCCTCAGTTTGACGCTTTTACTCCGGCCACCCGCCGCCACGCGCCCGCCGTGGTCGGCTCCCGCGCCGCCCGGCTCCGAGAGAGTGCCCGGGAACGTCTCTACCGCGCGTTGCGGCATCAAGGCCAGCCGCCAGCGGTTCGCCCGGGCCGGTTGCCGCTCCACCCCGTCAGGGAGCGCCGTGGCAGTCCTGACTCGATCTTCGCCGGTTTCTATGTCAACTGGGACGACAACTCCTTTGCATCGCTCAAGGCGCATGTTGACCAGCTCGACTGGGTGATTGCCGAGTGGGGTTTCGTGACGCCCGGTGGCGATTCGCTGCAGCTGAAAATCGACCCGAAGCTGCTCTTCCTGATCCAGTCGCTGCCGGATTCGGCACGACCGCGCGTACTGCTGATGCTCAGCAATGTCACGCAGGGAGTCGGCGAGTTTGGTGGCAGCAGTGGCCCGCGCCTGCTCGCCGATGCGACCCGGCGGCAGCGTGCCGTGCGCCAGGCCGTCAGTGCGGTCAGACGTCTCGGGCTCGCCGGCATCACGGTGGATTTCGAAAGCATGCCCGAGGGTTCGCTGCCGGATATCGAGCGATTCCTCGACGAGTTGCGGAAGGCGCTCGGCCAGGGCCCCTTGCTGACGATGGCAATCGAACCCTCGCTCGACCTCTCGTGGGTACGACGTTTCACTGCCCGCTGTGATCGTGTCCTGCTGATGCTCTACGATGAGCACTACGGCAGTGGCCCCGGCGCTGAAGCCGGGCCGGTGGCGAGCCGGGCCTGGTACGCCGAACGCACGCGACATCTGCTCGAGGCGGTGCCAGCGGCCAAGGCGATCGCGGCCTTCTCCGCTTACGGCTACGACTGGAACGATGCCGGCAGCGGGTCGGGCGATGCCGTCACGAGCCAGGATGTCTGGCGCTTCTCGCGCGAGAATAACGTCCTGCCCCAGTTCGATACCTTGTCGCGGAATCCGTATCTCGCCTGGACCGCACCGGATTCAACCGACCATGTGATCTGGTACCAGGACGCCGTGACAGCGCTCGATCAGATGCGCAGTGCGCGTGCGCTCGGGATCACCAGTCATGCGGTCTGGCGGCTGGGTGAAGAAGATCAGTCGCTCTGGCGAGCTATCAACCGTCGCGGCGAATTGCAGTCACCCGATTCACTTCGGCTGATCGAGCCGGGCTCCGACGTGGAGTTCCGGGGCGGTGGCGAGCTGCTGGCGATCGGCTCGCACCCACGCACCGGGTCGCGCACTGTTGCGGTGGATGCCACCGGTGCGATCGCCCGCGAGACGATGGAGCGTGTTCCGTCGCCGTGGGTGGTCAATCGCACCGGCCGACACCCCGGCCGAGTGGCGCTGACCTTCGACGACGGCCCCGATCGTCGCTGGACCCCGATGATTCTCGATACCCTGCGCTCGCGCGGGGTGCACGGGGCCTTCTTCATGATCGGGACGCACATCGAGGCATCGCCGGCGCTGGCACGTCGTGTCCTCGCCGAAGGGCACGAGATCGGCAACCACACCTTCACCCACCCCAACCTCGCGCTCACCTCCGACTGGGTTACCCGACTCGAAATCGACGCCAACGAGCGCCTGATCGAAGCGGTACTTGATCGCCGGACGATTCTCTTCCGGCCACCGTATTTCGGCGATGCCGAGCCGACGACTGCCGACGAACTGGTGCCGGTCTCGATTGCGACAGATCTCGGATACATCAACGTGGGCACTCGTGTCGACGCGGAGGACTGGACCAACCCGGGCGCCGAGAGGATCGTCGAAAACGTGATGGATGCGTTGCCGCGGGGCGAAGTGGTGCTGCTCCACGACGGTGGGGGCGACCGCTCGCAGACCGTGGCGGCGCTCGGTCCGCTGATCGACTCGCTGCGCGCTGCGGGCGACACATTCGTGTCGCTCGGCGATCTCGCCGGGTTGCCACCATCGGTGACCATGCCGCCGATACCGCCCCGTGGCGCCTGGCTCCGGGCGATGGAACTGATGGCCTTCGGGAGCATCTCGCTGGTCGAGCGCGGCGTCTACACGATCTTCTTCATCGCCATCGTGCTCGGCATGGGGCGCCTCGGTTTCATCCTCGTGCTGGCGGCGATCCAGCGCTTCCGGCGGTCGCGCGCATCGATGGACTACCACCCGTCCGTCTCGGTGATTGTGCCGGCCTACAACGAAGCCAAGGTGATTCCGCAGACGGTGCGGTCCCTGCTCGCCCAGGAGTACCTCGGCGCATTCGAGATCGTAGTGGTCGACGACGGCTCGCCTGACGGAACCGGCGCCATCGTCGAGCAGGGGTTCGCAGACGACGCGCGCGTGACGGTGTATCGCAAGGAGAATGGCGGCAAGGCGAGCGCGTTGAATTTCGGCATCGCGCGGGCGCAAGGTGAAATCGTCGTGGGTCTTGATGCCGACACGCTGTTCGAGCCCGGTACTGTGGCGCACCTGGTGGCGCCGCTGGTCGACCCCAAGGTCGGCGCCGTGGCGGGGAATGCCAAGGTGGGCAATCGCATCAACCTGGTCACCCGGTGGCAGGCGCTCGAATACATCACTTCACAGAATCTCGATCGACGGGCGTTCGCCCTGCTCGACTGCATCACCGTGGTTCCTGGTGCGGTCGGCGCCTGGCGGAAATCGCTGGTGCTCGAAGCCGGCGGCTTCAGTAGCGACACCCTCGCCGAGGACCAGGACCTGACGCTGGCGATTGGCCGTCGTGGCCATCGGGTGGCGTACGCGGGCGACGCCGTGGCGTGGACGGAAGCGCCCGACACGTTGCGGACGCTGGCGAAGCAGCGATTCCGCTGGGCATTTGGTACCCTGCAGTGTGCCTGGAAGCATCGCGACCTCCTCTTCCGGCCGAGCGCCGGCACGCTCGGATTCGTGGCGCTGCCAAATGTCTGGATCTTTCAGCTGCTCTTTGCCGTGATCGCTCCGCTGGCCGACCTGCTCTTCGTCTGGAGCCTGCTCTCGATCGCCCTGACGCAGCGTTCGCACGGCAGTACCTACGCGCTCGCGTCGCTGGAACAGGTGGTCTCCTGGTACGCGCTCTTCCTGCTGGTCGACTGGCTCGCGTCAGTGCTCGCGTTCCTGATGGAACCGGGCGAGGATCGGCGGCTGACCTGGCTCGTCTTTCTGCAGCGATTCGCGTATCGTCAAGTGATGTACTGGGTGGTGGTGCGTTCGGTCGTTGCCGCACTGCGCGGGGGCCTCGTCGGCTGGGGCAAGCTCGACCGCAAGGCCACCGTGGCCGCGCGCGCCACCGCGCCATGA
- a CDS encoding aminoacetone oxidase family FAD-binding enzyme — MPEIAVIGAGAAGLMAAIHAAGPGRRVRLYESTADGGRKILISGGGRCNVLPSVLEPRDYVTASSPNTMRNILRSWPLAEQQQFFEEEVGLPLVLEPETGKLFPVANKARAVRDSLLHLAERRGVEFVPETRLVDLMPDAGRWKLIFAQAAARTADAVILATGGLSVPQTGSDGAGLSLLARLGHTVHPTYPALTPLTLEPAHYTDLAGISLTVTITATSATEKRIATGGFLFTHRGFSGPAALDVSHVAVRGRLAGDAPARLSVHWGTRTQAQWEFSLAPGAQSVANAVRQWLPARLADRLLAHADVPGATVLAQLTRGARLKVLDAVLRYPLPWTSDEGYKKAEVTGGGVALAEVQPRTLESRILPGLFLAGELLDAFGPIGGYNFVWAWTTGRLAGLGATQHEVTVPGL; from the coding sequence ATGCCGGAGATCGCCGTCATTGGCGCGGGGGCTGCTGGCCTGATGGCAGCAATTCACGCGGCCGGACCTGGTCGACGGGTCCGCCTCTACGAATCCACCGCCGACGGTGGCCGGAAGATCCTCATCTCCGGTGGCGGGCGTTGCAACGTGCTGCCGTCGGTCCTGGAGCCGCGCGACTATGTCACGGCGTCATCTCCGAACACGATGCGCAATATCCTGCGCAGCTGGCCGCTGGCCGAGCAACAGCAATTCTTTGAGGAAGAGGTCGGCCTCCCGCTGGTGCTCGAACCGGAAACCGGCAAACTGTTCCCGGTGGCGAACAAGGCACGCGCGGTGCGCGACTCGCTCCTCCATCTCGCCGAACGACGTGGCGTGGAGTTTGTCCCTGAGACCCGACTCGTCGACCTCATGCCAGACGCGGGGCGCTGGAAACTGATCTTCGCGCAGGCCGCAGCCAGGACCGCCGACGCGGTCATCCTGGCGACCGGCGGACTCTCGGTCCCGCAGACCGGATCCGATGGCGCCGGCCTCTCCCTCCTCGCCCGGCTCGGCCACACCGTCCACCCGACGTATCCCGCGCTCACCCCGCTCACACTCGAGCCCGCGCACTACACCGACCTCGCGGGCATTTCCCTCACCGTCACGATCACCGCGACAAGTGCGACCGAGAAGCGGATCGCAACAGGGGGCTTCCTCTTCACGCATCGCGGGTTCAGCGGCCCGGCAGCGCTCGACGTCTCTCACGTGGCGGTGCGAGGTCGGCTTGCTGGCGACGCACCGGCTCGGCTCTCGGTCCACTGGGGAACCCGCACCCAGGCGCAGTGGGAGTTCTCGTTAGCACCGGGTGCGCAATCGGTGGCGAACGCAGTGCGACAGTGGCTCCCCGCTCGACTTGCCGATCGGCTGCTGGCTCATGCCGACGTACCGGGTGCGACTGTGCTGGCGCAGTTGACCCGCGGCGCCCGACTGAAGGTGCTCGATGCCGTGCTACGGTATCCCCTGCCCTGGACTTCCGACGAAGGCTACAAGAAGGCTGAAGTGACTGGCGGCGGCGTTGCGCTCGCCGAAGTCCAACCACGTACCCTCGAAAGCCGAATCCTCCCCGGACTCTTTCTCGCCGGTGAATTGCTCGACGCATTCGGCCCGATTGGGGGCTACAATTTCGTCTGGGCCTGGACCACCGGTCGGCTTGCCGGCCTCGGCGCAACGCAGCACGAGGTCACCGTTCCGGGCCTCTGA
- a CDS encoding M14 metallopeptidase family protein yields the protein MPLPRLLAALLLGLSVSATAQAPAHLTTPQEALGHAIGADYRLPNYTLLQRWWEQLAKQSPRMRLDTIGRTAEGRPQLMAVISSPANLAKLEEYRRTSESLARGRIDEATARKLAASGKAVVWIDGGLHADEVLGANQLLELVWQFVSMNDPETLRILDDVIILAVQVNPDGMELVADWYMRSADSLKRSTGGLPRLYEKYAGHDDNRDFYRNALPESRNDSRIQYRTWYPQIIYNHHQTGPAGSVMFVPPFRDPFNYFFDPLIPTSLDWVGMAMQRRFAAEGKGGIVDENSTSYSTWWNGGLRTAGYFHNMIGILTESIGNPTPQTIPLRLDRQLPSGDGVFPVQWGPWRFRQSIDYSMTANRAILDLASRYREDLLFNFWRMGRNSVERGMRDSWTAEPNIIDAAAKASVGMQGAAAQQAQAAVLREPARRDPRAYVIPAGQAEMGNALDFLQALSTSGIEIHKATAPFTVKGVTYPKGSFVVRGDQAFRPHVLDMFEPQHHPTDLQYPGGPPKRPYDNAGYTLAFQMGVQFDRLLDAFDAPLAPVVTEEIQPDAAPFDSKAKAWRIAAGSTDGFLAVNRLVKAAQKVDRLANGDFLVPASKLSSQILGELARERGLPTFAVAKSSGGTPVKPLRVGLWDRYGGSMPAGWTRWILEKYEMPFELVYAPRLDAGDLRKQFDVLIFVDGAIPGAPRGGGPGGGGPGGRGIDTATIPVEYRNQVGNVTLATTVPQLKAFLEQGGKVVAIGSSALNLASGLVLPIESQLVEKQADGSARPISLDRYYIPGSVLRVAVDTAQSAALGAHPVTDVFFDNSPVFRFLPGAEAKGLKRIAWFAEPEPLKSGWAIGQNYLRDGIAMASAPVGQGTVYLYGPEILFRAQPQGTFRFLFNVMYGTTR from the coding sequence ATGCCACTACCGCGCCTGCTCGCCGCCTTGTTGCTCGGCCTGAGCGTCTCCGCAACAGCCCAGGCACCAGCCCACCTCACCACCCCGCAGGAAGCGCTCGGGCACGCGATCGGTGCCGACTATCGGCTGCCGAACTACACCCTGCTGCAGCGGTGGTGGGAGCAACTGGCGAAGCAGTCGCCCCGGATGCGGCTCGACACGATCGGTCGCACCGCCGAAGGACGGCCGCAGCTGATGGCGGTGATTTCCTCGCCGGCGAATCTCGCGAAACTCGAGGAATACCGTCGCACGAGTGAGTCGCTGGCGCGCGGGCGCATCGATGAGGCCACGGCACGCAAGTTGGCGGCGAGCGGCAAGGCCGTGGTCTGGATCGATGGCGGACTCCACGCCGACGAGGTGCTCGGCGCCAATCAGCTGCTCGAACTGGTCTGGCAGTTCGTCTCGATGAACGACCCCGAAACACTGCGGATTCTCGATGATGTGATCATCCTCGCGGTGCAGGTGAACCCCGATGGCATGGAGCTGGTGGCCGACTGGTACATGCGCAGCGCCGACTCGCTCAAGCGCTCGACCGGCGGGCTGCCGCGGCTCTACGAGAAGTACGCGGGGCACGACGACAACCGCGATTTCTATCGCAACGCACTCCCCGAGTCACGCAATGACTCGCGGATCCAGTATCGTACCTGGTACCCGCAGATCATCTACAATCACCATCAGACCGGTCCGGCCGGCTCGGTGATGTTCGTCCCGCCGTTCCGAGATCCGTTCAACTACTTCTTCGATCCGCTCATCCCCACTTCGCTCGACTGGGTCGGGATGGCGATGCAGCGACGCTTCGCCGCCGAAGGCAAGGGCGGCATTGTCGACGAGAACTCCACCTCGTATTCCACCTGGTGGAACGGCGGACTCCGCACTGCCGGGTACTTCCACAACATGATCGGCATTCTCACCGAGTCGATCGGCAACCCTACCCCGCAGACCATCCCGCTGCGCCTCGACCGCCAGCTGCCGAGCGGCGACGGCGTCTTCCCGGTGCAGTGGGGACCCTGGCGGTTCCGCCAGTCGATCGACTATTCGATGACCGCCAATCGCGCCATCCTCGATCTCGCGTCACGCTATCGCGAAGACCTGCTCTTCAATTTCTGGCGGATGGGCCGCAACTCCGTGGAGCGCGGGATGCGCGACAGCTGGACCGCCGAGCCGAACATCATTGATGCGGCGGCCAAGGCGAGCGTCGGGATGCAGGGCGCCGCCGCACAGCAGGCCCAGGCCGCCGTGCTGCGGGAGCCTGCTCGTCGCGATCCGCGCGCGTACGTGATTCCCGCGGGGCAGGCCGAGATGGGCAACGCGCTCGATTTCCTGCAGGCGCTGTCGACGTCGGGGATCGAGATTCACAAGGCCACGGCACCCTTCACCGTGAAGGGCGTGACCTACCCCAAGGGTTCCTTCGTGGTCCGTGGCGACCAGGCCTTCCGCCCCCACGTGCTCGACATGTTCGAGCCACAGCACCATCCGACCGACCTGCAGTACCCGGGTGGGCCGCCGAAGCGACCGTACGACAACGCCGGCTACACTCTCGCCTTTCAGATGGGCGTGCAGTTCGATCGCCTGCTCGATGCGTTTGATGCGCCACTCGCACCAGTCGTGACCGAAGAGATTCAACCCGATGCCGCACCGTTCGACAGCAAGGCGAAAGCGTGGCGAATTGCGGCGGGCTCGACCGATGGCTTCCTCGCGGTGAATCGCCTCGTCAAGGCGGCCCAGAAGGTTGATCGCCTCGCCAACGGTGATTTCCTCGTGCCGGCGAGCAAACTCAGCAGCCAGATCCTCGGCGAGCTGGCTCGCGAGCGCGGCCTGCCGACTTTCGCAGTCGCGAAGAGCAGCGGCGGCACTCCCGTGAAGCCGTTGCGTGTCGGACTCTGGGATCGCTACGGTGGCTCGATGCCGGCAGGCTGGACCCGCTGGATTCTCGAGAAGTACGAAATGCCCTTCGAACTGGTGTATGCTCCGCGACTCGATGCCGGTGACCTGCGCAAGCAGTTTGACGTGCTGATCTTCGTCGACGGCGCCATCCCTGGTGCACCGCGCGGTGGTGGGCCCGGCGGCGGTGGCCCTGGCGGTCGCGGCATCGATACCGCCACGATCCCGGTGGAATACCGCAACCAGGTCGGCAATGTGACACTCGCGACCACGGTGCCGCAGCTCAAGGCCTTCCTCGAACAGGGTGGCAAGGTGGTCGCCATTGGCTCTTCGGCCCTCAACCTTGCCAGCGGGCTGGTGCTGCCGATCGAGAGCCAGCTGGTCGAGAAGCAGGCGGATGGTTCAGCGCGACCGATCTCGCTCGACAGGTACTACATCCCTGGCTCGGTCCTGCGTGTGGCGGTCGACACCGCGCAATCCGCGGCGCTCGGCGCGCATCCGGTGACCGATGTCTTCTTCGACAACTCGCCGGTATTCCGGTTCCTGCCAGGTGCCGAGGCGAAGGGACTGAAGCGCATCGCCTGGTTCGCCGAGCCGGAGCCACTCAAGTCCGGCTGGGCCATCGGCCAGAACTATCTGCGCGACGGCATTGCAATGGCTTCGGCGCCGGTGGGACAGGGCACCGTCTACCTCTACGGGCCCGAGATTCTTTTCCGGGCACAGCCGCAGGGGACGTTCCGATTCCTGTTTAATGTGATGTACGGGACGACGCGATGA
- a CDS encoding cupredoxin domain-containing protein encodes MTASRFAALFALAATVGLSACSGDSGTNGNGIGPAVQASNALAFTPAVLNVNTGEPMRFVFGSTAHTVIFAAADGKPEDIATPSSSKSVTRTFNTPGDFPYHCGIHPTMTGTVHVTAAPVTGTY; translated from the coding sequence ATGACCGCATCACGTTTCGCAGCACTCTTCGCCCTGGCCGCCACGGTCGGATTGTCTGCCTGCAGCGGCGACTCGGGGACCAACGGGAACGGGATCGGCCCAGCCGTCCAGGCCTCGAACGCGCTTGCCTTCACCCCGGCCGTACTCAACGTGAACACCGGTGAGCCGATGCGATTTGTCTTCGGCAGCACCGCGCATACGGTGATCTTCGCTGCCGCCGACGGCAAGCCGGAGGATATTGCGACCCCTTCAAGCAGCAAGTCGGTGACCCGCACCTTCAATACCCCGGGAGATTTCCCGTATCATTGCGGCATCCACCCGACCATGACGGGGACCGTGCACGTGACGGCGGCGCCGGTGACGGGGACGTACTGA